ACAACACCTGTCTTGCATCGAAAACGTCTGTTTCTGAATAGAATGTCTGTGGTTTTATTTTAATAAGATTCATAAGCTCAGGCTCTTTTAAATGCTCAGCCCCGATTACTTTAACTTGCTTAATAATAAGCCTGTGCCCCTCCTCAACAGCTATATGCACTGTCACCTTGCCATTGTTTTTATTCATCTCCGTGGATATGTCTGTCAACTTCACTGAAAGAAAACCCATGCTATGATAATAATCTGTAAGTGCCGTTACATCATCTTCTTTGACGTCGGGGTCAAAAGGCTCCCCTTCCTTAGTGTAAAGCACTGATTTTAACTGTTTAGTATCAAGGCTCACACCGGAAAATATTATCTTATCAACTTTATACTTTTTGCCCTCTGAAATGTTAAAGATGACTTCAACCTCATTAGTATGGTCCTTTATTTCATATTCTATTGATATATCAATGTATCCTTTTTGGTGGTATAGTGAGATGATGGACTGTTTTGCCTCCTCGACAATATCTGTTCCGACACTGCCATATTCAAAAAACGGCATTTCTTGCTTTAATTTCTTTGTCGAAAACAAATCATTCCCGTTAAATGTAACAGCCAGTTTTTTACCGGTTTTCACATCTATAACCAGTACACCGTCAATGGAATCAAAGGAAGTGTAAGTCACAACCGGGTTGTAGTAGCCCTGCCCGACTAGCTCTATTTTTAGTTCTTTGAGTTTATCATCAACATAACGTTTATCAAAAATATCACTCTCATGTATGTCAAGCAGGTCTCTTACCCTGTGTTGCCCCCCTTTTATCATAACTCTTTTTATTCTTACAGGCTCTCCGGCTTTTACGTTAAGCAGTATCCTGACTTTACCTGGAATCTTCTCATAGGTAGTGACGGCATTTATTGTTGCCCCCGGAAATCCCATTTCATTTACCACCTGAGTAAGCTCCTTAATAGCTGCGTCCAATCTCTCCTGATGGTACTCCATACCTTCTTTCAGGCTAAAAACCTCCCGAATTGTTTTTTTACTCAGGCTGCCGCTTATGGTAATATCCACGGCGGTTACTATTGCCCTTTCTTTAACATCAACAGTGAGCATTCCGCTGTTGTAGTTGCCATAAACTTTTATATCATTGAAAAAACCCTTTTTAAAAACCGATTTTATCCCTTCCCGTATTTTGTTTTCATCTGCAATATCTCCCTCATGTATGCCCAGCATGTGAATAAATTCGGTTCTCTCAACGCTGTAGAGACCGGATATGCTTATTTGAGCCACCTTAAAAGGTTTCATTGCAGAGGCGGAAAACGCAGTGTGCGGATTTAACGCCGGAAGTGATACACTTATAATAAAAGCGGTAATTATTATTTTAAATGTCAGCTTTTTCACTTAAACTCAAACCTAAATTTAACGTCTCCGCCTACGTTACCAAGTTCGTTTCTTTCGCCGACCAGGGAGACATTTTTCTTTAATTTATATTCTACCTTAATTATTTCCCCTTTTGTAACTCCTGAGGTCAGAGTTACATTTAATTTATCGTTAAATAGTTTCTTTGAGACAGTAACCTGAGGAGAGACAGAGGTTTTGTCCTCAGAAACGGAAGGGACAACCTCGAGGCGGTTCAAACCTGTAATGTTTTTTACTCTTTCCTCAAAGACTCCCTGATACTTACCGGCTAAGACGGAAGTGGCTCCCCTTGAAAGGTCTGAGCCGGCAAACAGAGCTAAAATCGCTGTTTCCTTAAGCGGAGGTGTTGAGGACATGGAAAGGTCAAAACGCTTAAGCTGCCCGTTCATCAGCAGTTTTATGTTATAACCTTTAACAATAGTCTCAGCTACTATGTTTATATAGGGATTGATGTCGGTGCTGCCGGCAAAATCAGCATTTGCGCTTTGCAGGGTAAACTCATAGTTTCTGAAAAACACCTTTCCCTGCTCCGCCGTCATCCTTCCGTAAATGACAGGTTTTGCAGTGTTTCCCTTAACCTGAAGGTCTAATTTTATATTTGATTCGGCAACGTTATTATCAACTACTATGTTTTTGTCACCCTTTACGTTAACGTTAAAGTCAAGATTTTTCAGAAACGGATTGATCTGTTGTGAGTCGGATGTTTTTTCAAAAACAAGGTCCTGCCAGTAGAGGTTCTTAGAGTACCGGGCAGTGGAAATATCCAGATCCCCGGAGAGAGTTTGCTTGTTAAGGTCGCCGCTGTATAGAAATCTGCCTCCAAATTTCATAGTAAAACCCTCTCCAACATTTGCAGGCACGTTTTTGGCGACACCGTCAAGATAGAATTTCTTCAATTTAAACCCATCCAGATAGCCCACGCCGGCAGCCGTTACACTACCGCCTCCTATCTTAGTGGATATATTCTTTATCACCAGTTTGTTGCTTTCAAAGTGTATGTCGCTCTCTATGTCGCTCAGAAAATAACGAAACCCTTTTATTCCCAGAGACCCCTTAGACACGCTAAGTCCTCCGGCTATCTGCGGCCTTGTCCAGTCTCCCGTTACGGAGAGGGTAATATTGGTTTTACCGTTAATCCAGCTTATCTTTGCCGATTCACCCCGCAGAAGGTTAAGCTCAGGCTGTCCGGTAATTGAAAGATTGTAGCTTTTCCCTGCCTCAATACCTCCCTGTACATTGAATTCACTATCTCCGGCGTTTAGTCTTAAGGAGTTGATTGATAATTTCCTATCATTTAAGGAAATATCTATGTTGCCGTTATTTAATACGCTGTAGCGATAAACTGAGAGATTAAGCTCAGGCAGCACAACCCGCCCGGCTATGTCCTTTGAGCTGCCCTTCAAAGAGGCCGAACCGGCAAGGATAATCTTAAGGTCAGCCGGAAGCTTTGTCTTTACCAGCTTTTTGATGATCCCCTCGTAGTTACCACGTTTAAACTGCGCATTAAGTGACCACAGGTAGCCGGCGGTCAGCTTTACAGCACCGTTAAATAAGAGCTTATTGTCCAGAAAACTTCCTTTTAAGACAGCCTCCCCGGCTTTAGTCACAACAGATATCTTACCGTTAACGGCAGGATATTCGGCACTTCTGACAGTAGCGTCAAAGCTCAGGTCGGGGTTGCTCACAGTGCCTGCCATTTTAATCGAGCACTCTGAGGAGGCATCCCCCAGTTTTTCAGTAAACGGAATATCCCTTGCGTTTAGGCGGCATTTTGCTGAAACAATATCATATCTGAAGCCTGCCTTATCCATCCAGTTCTTTCCCTTTTGAGTTATTGAGCCGTCTAATAAAAGCTCTGAGCTGCCTTTAGCTATTGAAAACTTCTTAAGAACTATTTTGTCTGTGTGGTGAGTGAATTTCGATTTTGCCACACCGGCGGCAATGCCCTTATATGTAAGGTTTGAGACAGCAGCATCTCCGGTGTATGTGAGATTTCCCGGCTGCCCTTTTACATCAAACTCACCGCTAAGACTACCGTTTAGCTTATCAATCTCAAGATATTTTTTAGTTAATTTATCAATTTCAATATCATTTAGAGCAAAGTCCATATTCATATGCGGGTTATTAAAATCAAAGATATACCTTGGATCTTTAAACACCGTTGTGCCGCCAAAGCGGCATTTGCCCCCATAGGCCTGAGATATCCCGTCAGTGAGAACCAGTTTTCTCATGTTGTAATCTGCTTTGGTATTCATGGTGTTGAAGTTAAGCCCAAAAACTGACCCTGAGGACAGAGCAATTGTACCTGCAATACTTGGGTCCTTGCCCTTTCCCGATACAATTCCGTTAAATGTGCCGGCTCCGCGTAAATCCTCATTATACGGCCTTGTAAAGTCTGCTGCATCCTTTGTTGAAATCATTGTGGTTAAGTTTAACGTATCATTATTAATATTGTATGTGCCGGTTGCCCTGCCCTTGCTAAGCATAGTCTTAAATTCCACATTTTTGAGGGTTACTTCCCCGTCAACAAGTGTAACGCCGCCTGTTACCTCATCAACTCGTTTGATTACATTTTTACTGTCAAGTGTTTTCGAGGAGGTTGTATTATCAGTACCCTGTGCCGCTCTGACGTACTTAAAAGTTGCCACAGGGCTGAAGTATTTGCCCTCATGGTGGATTTTCCCTGTCATTTTACCATGAGAGAGTCCCGGGTCCCAGTTAATCAGTTTAAATATCGGGCCGCTGTCTATATTTTCAGCTTCAACATCCAGTGTAAAGTAATTAACAACCGGCATGTTCAGTACCACCTCAGCACGCGTAGTAGTGCCGTGATAGAGATTTCCACGGACGTCATAAAATTTTAGTTTGGAGTTTTCATAGACAATAGCGGATGTCAGATTGTCCACATCTATGCCGTAAAACTGTCCTCCATTGTTCATTGCGGCACTTCCGGTAGCTTTAAGTGCTTTTAACTGTCCCTTTATGTTTCCCCTGAATACGGCCTCTCCCTTAATCGGTTCTTTTTCATGGATTAACTCCAAAAAAGTGTCTATCCACATGTGGCCGTCAACATCTATATCTACTGATACAGCCTTATCAATATAATCAACACCACCCTTTAGTTTAAGATAGCCGTCTCCGGGCCTTTTCAGACCAAAGAGAGTTTTGACATAATCCATTTTCAAAGAGGTGTCCGTTTTAACATGTGCATTGTTGTTGCTGTCAATATGTCCGCTAAGTAGAACTTCCACTCCATGGTTTTTTAACTTAAATTGCTTCAGCTCGAATCCGCCGTCACGGGGCTTGCCGCTTATCGTTATGCTTTGAATAAACGGTACAGAGGTTAAAACCTCCTTAAACCCACTGTAGTCTATAGATATACCCTTTAGGTTAACCTCTGTCAGCTTGCTAATCTGCCCCTTGCTCTCTTTGAGGGAAAGCTCTACCGTGCGGTTGTTGGCGGAAAGCTTTATTTTAGTGTTTTTTATCAAAAATGATACTATTTCCACTGTCACAGCACTTTTTTTCTTTTTATCTTTTTTGAGGCGTTCAATTAAGGCCTTAAGGTATTCAGAGTCCATATCTACGGATGGATTATCTATAAATGCCCGCTGTATTACCACCTTTTTACCAAAAAGCGGGATCAACCGGATGTGGAAAACAGCATCGGCAACAGCGGCGACAGTTTTACCGTTTTCATCCTTTATTGTCAATTCAGCTATACCTATATGAGGAGGAAACACCTTAACGTACACATCCTTAACCACCACATTAGGTCCCAGGTTTTTCTTTAATTCACTTATTAATTCATCTTTTAAGTATTTGCTGCCGATTAAGTGGGTAATGAAAACCAATGTGAAAAACACAAGCAGAAATAATACAAGACGTTTATATGATTTTAATATTATACCGAACTTTTCCATGTCTTAAGAAAGAGTATCCCAAAGCTCTGAGGTAAGAGTGCAGAGCTGCTCCGGTGCAAGACTCTGCCCGTCACCTGATACGTAAAAAGTATCATGGGCTATCTCCCACTCGGTGCTTACCAGTGCGGAGGTAATATTAAGGCCCCGGCGTGAAAACAACCTGGTTATTTCGTAAAGAAGCCCTATCCTGTCGGAGGACATTATTTCAAACACAGTTACACCGGCGGATAAATCGTTATCAACATCAACAAAGGGTGAAAATCTGCCGTTTTTACGGGGATATTGTCTCAGCTCAGGGAGTTTTCCACCGGTTATACACTGAGTTAATTCCTCACTTAGCAGCTCATCCATTCCTTCCCACCAAAGGGATGTGTAGTTGGAAAGTTGAAACCTGTCTATAACAAAATCTCCCGGCTTAAGGGCTTCAGAGCGCATGGTAAATGTCCTGAGTGAAACAATATTAAGTCTCCGTGCTGAAAGCACGCCCACAATTGAAGCAAGAAGTCCACGCCTGTCGGCTCCCACAATGGTTAACCCTGTAGTTGTATCCGCCGACTGTTGAAGTTTTATAACCGGAAGTCCTGTCGCTAAAAACTCTTTAACCCATGAGAATTCTTTCAGAATTCTTTCCGCCGTGCTTGAAAACAGGTATTTTTCCGGCGCTGACTTTATGAACTCTTCAAGTTCATCTTTTGATATATCAGGGTACAAGTGTGCATTGAGTTGTTTGGATATTTCACAAAGATGTCCTGTGTGTTTCAACGTTCCGTCTCTGAGAAAGCTCTGTGCCGCATGAAAGAGCCTGATAAGAAGGTTAAGTCTCCATTTGGTCATAAACTCAGGGTTTACGGCGGACATATCGGCGTATGTTATAAGAAAAATAGCCATAAGGAGATAATTATTTTTTATGGCACCGGAAAAGGCTGCCAGAGTTTCAGGGTCATCGATGTCTTTGGTTAATGCCGTTTTTGACATTAATATATGGTTACGGACAAGGAATTCCACGGTCTCTCTGTCGTGTTTTTTAAGGCCCAGGCGTTCCAGTATCGGCTTGATCTTTTTG
This genomic stretch from Nitrospirae bacterium YQR-1 harbors:
- the bamA gene encoding outer membrane protein assembly factor BamA → MKKLTFKIIITAFIISVSLPALNPHTAFSASAMKPFKVAQISISGLYSVERTEFIHMLGIHEGDIADENKIREGIKSVFKKGFFNDIKVYGNYNSGMLTVDVKERAIVTAVDITISGSLSKKTIREVFSLKEGMEYHQERLDAAIKELTQVVNEMGFPGATINAVTTYEKIPGKVRILLNVKAGEPVRIKRVMIKGGQHRVRDLLDIHESDIFDKRYVDDKLKELKIELVGQGYYNPVVTYTSFDSIDGVLVIDVKTGKKLAVTFNGNDLFSTKKLKQEMPFFEYGSVGTDIVEEAKQSIISLYHQKGYIDISIEYEIKDHTNEVEVIFNISEGKKYKVDKIIFSGVSLDTKQLKSVLYTKEGEPFDPDVKEDDVTALTDYYHSMGFLSVKLTDISTEMNKNNGKVTVHIAVEEGHRLIIKQVKVIGAEHLKEPELMNLIKIKPQTFYSETDVFDARQVLLSYVKQQGYANGDVKVSYEMDSEAQVTLIFHITEGSKYYFGNTLVKGNVAVRWEVFRRELKHTRGEPFNVTTVYEEVRDLYKTGLFTSVDVEFVEQEGGIKDVVFYVKESNAGLVEYGLGYGEYDGLRGFMDIKYINLMGMNRQLSLNTKLSFINHKVSLNYYEPWFVKTPLPFSATVSYERRDEKNTDTRDINYRVQRFTATLGVEKELIPLLKGKLFYEFNLVKTWDVQPDVILSHEDTGTLAISSIVPSIVYDSRDNPLEPTSGFTGGIHVKLASKVLFSETDFVKISGYSNYYIGLTKGLVLAMSLRSGIGQGWRDTVSLPIIERYFLGGGTTVRGYGQDSMGPRGSNGDPTGGNAFLMSNVEWRINILSSLGLVLFTDGGNVWSQLHQYSLNDINYTAGGGIRYNTPVGPLRLDYGHKLNRKEDESPGRFYFSIGQAF
- a CDS encoding translocation/assembly module TamB domain-containing protein, producing the protein MEKFGIILKSYKRLVLFLLVFFTLVFITHLIGSKYLKDELISELKKNLGPNVVVKDVYVKVFPPHIGIAELTIKDENGKTVAAVADAVFHIRLIPLFGKKVVIQRAFIDNPSVDMDSEYLKALIERLKKDKKKKSAVTVEIVSFLIKNTKIKLSANNRTVELSLKESKGQISKLTEVNLKGISIDYSGFKEVLTSVPFIQSITISGKPRDGGFELKQFKLKNHGVEVLLSGHIDSNNNAHVKTDTSLKMDYVKTLFGLKRPGDGYLKLKGGVDYIDKAVSVDIDVDGHMWIDTFLELIHEKEPIKGEAVFRGNIKGQLKALKATGSAAMNNGGQFYGIDVDNLTSAIVYENSKLKFYDVRGNLYHGTTTRAEVVLNMPVVNYFTLDVEAENIDSGPIFKLINWDPGLSHGKMTGKIHHEGKYFSPVATFKYVRAAQGTDNTTSSKTLDSKNVIKRVDEVTGGVTLVDGEVTLKNVEFKTMLSKGRATGTYNINNDTLNLTTMISTKDAADFTRPYNEDLRGAGTFNGIVSGKGKDPSIAGTIALSSGSVFGLNFNTMNTKADYNMRKLVLTDGISQAYGGKCRFGGTTVFKDPRYIFDFNNPHMNMDFALNDIEIDKLTKKYLEIDKLNGSLSGEFDVKGQPGNLTYTGDAAVSNLTYKGIAAGVAKSKFTHHTDKIVLKKFSIAKGSSELLLDGSITQKGKNWMDKAGFRYDIVSAKCRLNARDIPFTEKLGDASSECSIKMAGTVSNPDLSFDATVRSAEYPAVNGKISVVTKAGEAVLKGSFLDNKLLFNGAVKLTAGYLWSLNAQFKRGNYEGIIKKLVKTKLPADLKIILAGSASLKGSSKDIAGRVVLPELNLSVYRYSVLNNGNIDISLNDRKLSINSLRLNAGDSEFNVQGGIEAGKSYNLSITGQPELNLLRGESAKISWINGKTNITLSVTGDWTRPQIAGGLSVSKGSLGIKGFRYFLSDIESDIHFESNKLVIKNISTKIGGGSVTAAGVGYLDGFKLKKFYLDGVAKNVPANVGEGFTMKFGGRFLYSGDLNKQTLSGDLDISTARYSKNLYWQDLVFEKTSDSQQINPFLKNLDFNVNVKGDKNIVVDNNVAESNIKLDLQVKGNTAKPVIYGRMTAEQGKVFFRNYEFTLQSANADFAGSTDINPYINIVAETIVKGYNIKLLMNGQLKRFDLSMSSTPPLKETAILALFAGSDLSRGATSVLAGKYQGVFEERVKNITGLNRLEVVPSVSEDKTSVSPQVTVSKKLFNDKLNVTLTSGVTKGEIIKVEYKLKKNVSLVGERNELGNVGGDVKFRFEFK